One genomic window of Caldisericaceae bacterium includes the following:
- a CDS encoding YggS family pyridoxal phosphate-dependent enzyme, with protein MGKICENIEKLLQELNGKAKLLLATKERSIEEIQEAIKCGARVFGENYLQEAEVKISTIGHIVEWHYIGSIQKRKIKKLVKTFDVIETVDSLETAFIIDKESEKFGKITSVLIEINSGREPQKSGVMPEDALKLSFEITKFNWIRLTGFMTMGPNYSNPEDLRPYFRLTKQIFDTAIAKRFFRTDSPILSMGMSNSYKIALEEGANLVRIGTLVFGERKGKV; from the coding sequence ATGGGGAAAATCTGTGAAAATATTGAAAAATTGCTACAAGAGTTGAATGGCAAGGCAAAGCTATTACTTGCTACAAAAGAAAGAAGTATTGAGGAAATACAAGAGGCAATTAAATGTGGAGCTAGGGTATTTGGTGAAAACTATTTGCAAGAGGCAGAAGTAAAAATCTCAACAATTGGGCATATTGTTGAATGGCACTATATAGGAAGTATTCAAAAGAGAAAAATTAAAAAACTTGTTAAAACTTTTGACGTAATAGAAACTGTTGACTCATTAGAAACTGCTTTTATTATAGATAAAGAAAGCGAAAAGTTTGGAAAAATAACTTCTGTGTTAATTGAAATTAATTCAGGAAGGGAACCTCAAAAAAGTGGCGTCATGCCCGAAGATGCACTTAAACTGTCTTTTGAAATAACTAAATTTAATTGGATTAGATTAACTGGTTTTATGACAATGGGGCCAAATTATTCTAATCCAGAGGACTTACGTCCATATTTTAGATTAACAAAGCAAATTTTTGATACTGCTATTGCAAAAAGGTTTTTTAGAACTGATTCTCCTATTCTTTCTATGGGTATGTCTAATTCATATAAAATTGCATTAGAAGAAGGTGCTAATCTTGTGCGTATTGGAACACTTGTATTTGGTGAACGAAAAGGGAAAGTATGA